A single genomic interval of Patescibacteria group bacterium harbors:
- a CDS encoding SMR family transporter yields the protein MTSEIALKFIFFGLIVLAVALEVTGDIFFKKWSIDSRNVLLYFGLLIYFIGTIFWAISLKYEYLSKAISVFTVLNLVIVALVGVLYFKEDLSLINKIGIGLGILSVVLIEI from the coding sequence ATGACATCAGAAATCGCTTTAAAATTTATTTTCTTTGGCTTAATCGTCCTAGCGGTTGCTCTCGAAGTGACCGGTGATATTTTTTTCAAAAAATGGTCTATTGACAGTAGAAACGTTTTACTTTATTTTGGCCTTTTGATTTATTTTATTGGAACCATTTTTTGGGCGATTTCGCTGAAATATGAATATTTATCAAAAGCAATCTCTGTATTTACTGTTTTGAATTTAGTTATTGTTGCTCTTGTGGGCGTTCTCTATTTCAAAGAAGATTTGTCTTTGATAAATAAAATTGGAATCGGGTTAGGAATTTTGAGTGTTGTTCTTATTGAAATTTAA
- a CDS encoding carbon-nitrogen hydrolase, which translates to MSSQKIKIGLVQMRCSENSVKNLAHAIEEIKKTADSGAQIVCLPEFFLSKYFCQGPKDDKNFKLAEPIPGPTTEVLGKLALQYKIVILCSLFEQADRGKYFNSIAVIDTQGKIAGVYHKMHIPSIPSGLYSEDYYFHKGDKGVIVVDTPYGKIAPLICYDQWFPELARIAAVKGAQIIFYPTAIGWPHDNPKWKRQAEHEAWQIIQRSHAIANNVFVAAVNRIGVEGDLKFWGTSFVSDPYGRVITMAATDKEENVVVECDLTLIDKMRKDWPFLKERRIMCEI; encoded by the coding sequence ATGAGCAGTCAAAAAATTAAAATAGGCCTTGTGCAGATGCGCTGCAGTGAAAATAGCGTTAAAAATCTGGCTCATGCGATCGAGGAGATTAAGAAAACAGCGGACAGTGGCGCACAAATAGTATGTTTGCCAGAATTTTTTTTATCGAAATATTTTTGCCAAGGGCCGAAAGATGATAAAAATTTCAAACTAGCGGAACCGATTCCCGGACCGACCACTGAAGTGCTGGGGAAGCTCGCGCTTCAATATAAAATAGTCATACTCTGCTCATTGTTTGAACAAGCTGACAGAGGCAAATATTTTAATTCCATTGCGGTTATTGATACGCAAGGCAAAATCGCTGGTGTTTACCATAAAATGCACATTCCTTCAATCCCGTCGGGGCTTTACTCGGAGGATTATTATTTTCATAAAGGCGATAAAGGAGTCATCGTAGTTGATACGCCTTACGGTAAAATCGCGCCGTTGATTTGTTACGACCAATGGTTTCCCGAACTTGCGCGCATTGCAGCGGTGAAGGGAGCTCAAATCATTTTTTATCCGACTGCCATTGGATGGCCGCACGATAATCCAAAATGGAAAAGACAAGCCGAACATGAAGCCTGGCAGATAATCCAACGCAGCCATGCAATTGCCAATAATGTGTTTGTAGCGGCGGTCAATAGAATTGGCGTAGAGGGGGATCTGAAATTTTGGGGAACGTCGTTTGTAAGCGACCCGTATGGAAGAGTGATTACTATGGCCGCAACAGACAAAGAAGAAAATGTGGTAGTGGAATGTGACTTAACTTTAATAGACAAAATGAGAAAAGATTGGCCCTTTTTGAAGGAAAGGAGAATTATGTGTGAAATTTAA
- a CDS encoding agmatine deiminase family protein has protein sequence MPAEWEPHKGTWIAWPHNRDHWPGKFDSIPGVFAEIIQKLTKSEKVFLLVNDDAMEQEARRILNEKNTLMSQVEFVQIPTNTSWTRDYGPIFIRDTQGKLSVMDWIFTSWGNKYPPFDLDDIVPKKICQQFEFSLIEPGIVLEGGSIDVNGKGSLLTTEQCLLNKNRNPQLNRTQIEVNLKKYLGASNILWLKRGIAGDDTDGHIDDSARFTDPSTIVCAVAESTDDPDYDVLRHNYEDLNKFRDQDGEPFRVIPFPTPDPVIYEGQRLPASYINFYIANKSVLLPTFRCKKDQEAQRILQELFSTRSVIGIDCTDLIWGLGAIHCSTQQQPL, from the coding sequence ATGCCGGCGGAATGGGAGCCTCATAAGGGTACGTGGATTGCCTGGCCGCATAACCGCGATCATTGGCCCGGTAAGTTCGATTCCATCCCTGGAGTTTTCGCTGAAATAATACAAAAACTTACAAAAAGTGAGAAAGTTTTTTTATTGGTGAACGACGATGCAATGGAACAAGAAGCTCGCCGTATATTAAATGAAAAGAATACTTTAATGTCGCAGGTTGAATTTGTACAGATTCCCACGAATACCTCTTGGACGCGCGATTACGGTCCAATTTTTATCCGCGATACGCAGGGTAAATTAAGCGTTATGGATTGGATCTTTACTTCATGGGGAAATAAATATCCGCCGTTCGATCTTGATGATATAGTCCCGAAAAAAATATGTCAGCAATTCGAATTTTCGCTTATAGAGCCGGGCATAGTACTGGAAGGCGGGTCCATAGACGTAAACGGGAAGGGATCGTTATTGACTACCGAACAATGCCTTTTAAATAAAAATCGCAATCCGCAGCTCAACCGCACTCAAATTGAAGTTAATTTAAAAAAATATCTCGGCGCTTCGAATATTTTGTGGCTAAAGCGGGGGATTGCGGGAGACGATACGGATGGACACATAGATGATTCAGCGCGATTTACAGATCCGTCGACTATTGTATGCGCCGTGGCGGAAAGCACAGATGATCCCGATTATGATGTATTGCGGCATAATTATGAAGATTTAAATAAATTTCGTGATCAAGATGGAGAACCTTTTAGAGTAATTCCATTTCCAACCCCTGACCCCGTGATATATGAAGGTCAAAGGCTTCCGGCGAGTTACATAAATTTTTACATCGCAAATAAGAGTGTACTTTTACCTACCTTTAGGTGTAAAAAAGATCAAGAAGCGCAGCGTATACTTCAAGAGCTTTTCTCCACTCGTTCCGTTATTGGTATAGATTGTACTGATCTTATCTGGGGTCTGGGGGCCATACATTGTTCAACGCAGCAGCAGCCTTTATGA
- the secA gene encoding preprotein translocase subunit SecA translates to MSLLTKIFGDPNERFIKEVTPQVERINSLEAENKKLSDDALKAKTQEFKGRVEQGTTLDDLLPEAFAAVREAAGRTIEQRHFDVQLIGGMALHRGMIAEMRTGEGKTLTATLPLYLNALAGKGAHLVTVNDYLARLHASWMGRVYHALGLTVGCTQQQLVSYIYDPEAKKQEIPKDGSDAEEKEIARYTVDMDFLRPVTRKEAYAADITYGTNNEFGFDYLRDNMVGDLAEMAQRELCYAIVDEVDSILIDEARTPLIISAPAEESGDLYYKFADLVTTLSEGPDYNVDEKMRTATLTEEGVHKMERALNITNLYAEGGLNLVHHLEQALRAHALFKRDRDYVVKDNEVIIVDEFTGRLMFGRRYSEGLHQAIEAKEKVEIQRESRTLATVTFQNYFRLYKKLAGMTGTAVTEAEEFHKIYNLDVVSIPTHRPMIRKDLPDRIYKSANGKWQSIVQEVKVRHESGQPILIGTVSIEKNEHLSHLLSLEGIPHNVLNAKRHEEEARFIAQAGKRGSVTVATNMAGRGVDIILGGNPPAADEAALIKSLGGLHVIGTERHEARRIDNQLRGRAGRQGDPGSSQFFLSMEDDLMRIFGSDRMKGLMERMGMPEDMPIENRMVSKSIESAQRKVEGHNFDIRKHLVEYDDIINKHREVIYKKRREILNTTQSPDPSAISKILLNMIEEEISAVVLFHTSAQATDEWNLDEIYETVDSIVPLPLQSRIKIDEIHDVKSEKMGDAPKRTAIVGYLMGYVESHFKELETSINIALKSPVFINIERGILLRAIDTLWIEHLDAMDHLRTGIGLRGYGQRDPLVEYKRESYRMFTELLTAIRKEVVYSIFKIGAAQRFAQSTLAREQPMILSGPAKEMERARAASQAQNAAISKTTSFNGKKVGRNDPCPCGAKKLDGTPIKYKHCHGK, encoded by the coding sequence ATGTCACTATTAACTAAAATTTTTGGCGACCCAAACGAGCGTTTTATTAAGGAAGTAACCCCACAGGTTGAACGGATTAATTCGCTTGAAGCAGAAAATAAAAAGCTCTCTGACGACGCGCTGAAGGCAAAGACGCAGGAATTTAAGGGCCGCGTTGAACAGGGCACCACGCTTGATGATTTATTACCAGAAGCCTTCGCCGCCGTGCGGGAAGCGGCGGGACGCACTATCGAACAACGCCATTTTGACGTGCAGCTCATTGGAGGCATGGCGCTTCACCGTGGCATGATCGCGGAAATGAGGACAGGAGAAGGAAAAACATTGACTGCCACGCTGCCTTTATATCTCAATGCGCTCGCAGGGAAAGGCGCTCATTTGGTCACAGTCAACGATTATCTTGCGCGTCTGCATGCGTCTTGGATGGGAAGGGTATATCATGCGCTTGGTCTTACCGTAGGCTGCACACAGCAGCAGTTAGTGTCGTATATTTATGATCCGGAAGCAAAAAAACAGGAAATCCCGAAAGACGGATCTGATGCCGAGGAAAAAGAAATTGCACGATATACCGTTGACATGGATTTTCTACGTCCCGTCACCCGTAAAGAGGCTTATGCGGCGGATATCACCTATGGCACGAATAATGAATTCGGATTCGATTACCTGCGGGATAACATGGTAGGGGATCTTGCGGAAATGGCGCAGAGAGAATTGTGCTATGCCATTGTCGACGAGGTGGACTCTATCCTTATTGATGAGGCGCGCACGCCTCTTATTATTTCCGCTCCCGCGGAGGAGTCCGGTGATTTATATTATAAATTTGCCGATCTGGTTACGACGCTTTCCGAAGGCCCTGATTATAACGTGGATGAAAAAATGCGCACTGCAACGCTTACCGAGGAAGGCGTTCATAAAATGGAACGCGCGCTTAATATCACCAATCTGTACGCGGAAGGAGGCTTAAATCTCGTGCATCATCTGGAGCAGGCGCTCCGTGCGCATGCGCTCTTTAAGCGCGACCGTGATTATGTGGTAAAAGACAATGAAGTCATCATTGTGGATGAATTCACCGGCCGGCTCATGTTTGGGCGCCGTTATTCAGAAGGGCTCCATCAGGCCATTGAGGCAAAGGAAAAAGTGGAGATACAGCGCGAATCGCGTACGCTTGCCACGGTGACCTTCCAAAACTATTTTAGGCTTTATAAAAAACTCGCGGGCATGACAGGCACTGCAGTGACAGAAGCGGAAGAATTCCATAAAATATATAACCTTGATGTGGTATCGATCCCTACCCACCGCCCGATGATCCGCAAAGATTTGCCAGACCGGATTTACAAATCGGCAAATGGTAAATGGCAGTCAATAGTACAGGAGGTTAAAGTGCGCCATGAATCTGGACAACCAATTCTCATTGGCACGGTCTCCATTGAAAAAAACGAGCATTTGTCGCATTTGCTTTCACTCGAGGGCATTCCTCATAACGTATTAAATGCTAAACGCCATGAAGAAGAGGCAAGATTCATCGCGCAAGCGGGAAAACGCGGTAGCGTGACGGTCGCTACAAATATGGCAGGGCGCGGCGTAGACATTATTTTGGGCGGCAACCCGCCGGCGGCAGATGAGGCGGCGCTCATTAAAAGCTTGGGAGGACTCCATGTGATCGGCACTGAGCGGCATGAAGCGCGGCGTATTGATAACCAACTGCGCGGACGTGCGGGACGCCAAGGCGATCCGGGATCGAGCCAATTTTTCCTTTCCATGGAAGACGACCTTATGCGCATTTTCGGTTCAGACCGCATGAAAGGGCTGATGGAGCGCATGGGTATGCCTGAGGACATGCCCATTGAGAACCGCATGGTCTCCAAATCAATCGAATCAGCACAGAGGAAGGTGGAGGGACATAATTTCGACATCCGTAAACATTTAGTGGAATATGACGACATTATCAATAAACACCGCGAAGTTATTTATAAAAAAAGAAGGGAAATACTCAACACTACCCAATCGCCTGACCCTTCCGCAATATCAAAAATACTGCTGAATATGATCGAAGAAGAAATAAGCGCCGTGGTACTGTTTCATACCTCCGCACAAGCGACAGACGAATGGAATCTTGATGAGATTTATGAAACGGTTGATAGCATTGTGCCCTTGCCGTTACAATCAAGGATTAAGATAGATGAGATACATGACGTTAAAAGTGAAAAAATGGGCGATGCGCCAAAACGAACGGCCATTGTGGGCTACCTCATGGGGTATGTTGAATCGCATTTTAAGGAATTAGAGACAAGCATAAATATCGCACTAAAATCTCCTGTATTCATAAATATCGAACGGGGCATTCTCTTGCGCGCGATTGACACGCTTTGGATCGAGCATTTGGATGCCATGGATCACTTACGTACCGGTATTGGCCTGCGCGGGTATGGCCAGCGTGATCCTTTGGTGGAATATAAGCGGGAGTCATACCGTATGTTTACTGAATTGCTCACCGCCATTAGAAAAGAAGTGGTGTACTCTATTTTCAAAATCGGCGCTGCCCAGCGATTTGCGCAAAGCACGCTAGCGCGCGAACAGCCAATGATACTTTCAGGGCCTGCAAAAGAAATGGAACGGGCGCGCGCGGCCTCACAAGCGCAAAACGCCGCCATATCAAAAACCACTTCATTTAATGGCAAAAAGGTGGGACGCAACGATCCCTGCCCATGCGGAGCAAAAAAACTAGATGGTACTCCGATAAAGTATAAGCACTGCCATGGGAAGTAG
- a CDS encoding 8-oxo-dGTP diphosphatase, which produces MGSRSITKLLTLCIIHQHPKILLAMKKRGFGAGRWNGFGGKVSAGETIKDAARREMREEAGIETKNMDKVGILEFEYRGNPEILEVHIFKSDNFSGVPVETEEMKPQWFHFDEIPFNEMWPDDIHWMPLLLSGKKFKGKFLFGESDNILEQELMEVKEI; this is translated from the coding sequence ATGGGAAGTAGAAGTATCACAAAACTACTAACACTCTGTATAATTCATCAGCATCCGAAAATATTGCTTGCAATGAAAAAGCGTGGATTTGGAGCAGGAAGATGGAATGGTTTTGGTGGTAAGGTTTCTGCGGGGGAAACGATAAAAGATGCGGCGAGAAGAGAAATGCGAGAAGAAGCTGGGATAGAAACTAAAAACATGGATAAGGTTGGAATTTTAGAGTTTGAATACAGGGGTAACCCTGAAATTCTAGAAGTTCATATTTTTAAATCGGATAATTTTTCAGGAGTACCAGTTGAAACGGAAGAAATGAAACCGCAATGGTTTCACTTTGATGAGATTCCATTCAATGAAATGTGGCCAGATGATATACATTGGATGCCATTATTATTGAGCGGAAAGAAATTCAAAGGAAAATTTCTTTTCGGAGAATCCGATAATATTCTTGAGCAAGAATTAATGGAGGTTAAAGAGATATAA
- a CDS encoding DNA-3-methyladenine glycosylase encodes MTKELPKKFYQKGAIELAPKFLGKYLVHKTTKGIISGMITDVEAYPAYIDKVSHGNIRTKRTEVMYREGGYGYVYKIYGIHYQFAIVVNQKDIPEVVFIRAVKPEEGIDMMRKNFGKEVDTTTLTKSPGNLCKSFGITDAFYGIDLTGDILWLEDRNVVIDKKDILTDQRVGINKKLQGSEKKFRFFL; translated from the coding sequence ATGACTAAAGAATTACCAAAAAAATTTTATCAAAAAGGTGCAATTGAATTAGCTCCAAAATTTCTTGGAAAGTACTTGGTGCACAAGACAACTAAAGGAATCATTTCAGGTATGATCACGGATGTTGAAGCTTATCCTGCATATATAGACAAAGTATCGCATGGGAACATCAGGACGAAAAGAACTGAGGTAATGTATCGTGAGGGTGGTTATGGCTATGTATATAAGATTTACGGTATCCATTATCAATTTGCAATAGTAGTAAATCAAAAAGATATTCCTGAAGTAGTCTTCATAAGAGCGGTGAAACCAGAAGAAGGGATTGATATGATGAGAAAGAATTTCGGCAAAGAGGTTGACACGACGACCCTTACGAAATCCCCGGGAAATCTATGTAAATCATTCGGAATTACTGATGCTTTTTATGGCATTGATTTAACTGGCGATATACTTTGGCTGGAAGATCGAAATGTGGTTATAGACAAAAAGGATATTTTGACCGATCAGAGAGTTGGGATAAATAAAAAACTTCAAGGGAGTGAAAAGAAGTTTAGATTTTTCCTGTAA
- a CDS encoding four helix bundle protein encodes MATIQKFEDLICWQRARGLANFIFDITDNVSFKDFDLKRQIRRAAISPMSNIAEGFDRGTQAEFIDALFIAKGETGEVGSQLYIAHD; translated from the coding sequence ATGGCTACGATACAAAAGTTTGAAGATTTGATTTGCTGGCAACGGGCTCGAGGATTGGCGAATTTCATATTTGATATAACGGACAACGTTTCTTTTAAAGATTTCGACTTGAAACGACAAATCCGCCGAGCAGCAATTTCGCCGATGTCCAACATTGCAGAAGGTTTTGATCGCGGCACACAGGCTGAATTCATTGACGCACTTTTTATTGCCAAAGGCGAGACAGGAGAAGTGGGGAGTCAATTGTATATTGCCCACGATTGA
- a CDS encoding NUDIX domain-containing protein, whose product MKNKIPQWIVVSACITDTQGRIFMQRRFDPQIPLAHGKWEFPGGKIESGENPTKALKRECKEEIGCDITIKRLIPYVWTNIWKERHGKQIQAFLLCYHCSIKKGKPHPTNPEVSEIRWCSQKEIKKLKVLPGTHEFIQHAHL is encoded by the coding sequence ATGAAAAATAAGATTCCTCAATGGATTGTGGTATCGGCTTGCATTACTGATACACAAGGCCGTATTTTCATGCAACGCCGTTTTGATCCTCAAATACCTCTTGCTCATGGCAAATGGGAGTTTCCGGGAGGAAAGATTGAATCTGGAGAAAACCCCACTAAGGCCCTTAAGAGAGAATGCAAAGAAGAAATTGGTTGTGATATTACGATAAAACGCCTTATTCCGTATGTGTGGACCAATATTTGGAAAGAACGACACGGTAAACAAATACAAGCATTTCTTCTCTGCTATCATTGCTCCATAAAAAAAGGCAAACCACACCCTACAAATCCAGAAGTTTCGGAAATCCGCTGGTGTTCCCAAAAAGAAATAAAGAAATTAAAAGTGCTTCCCGGTACTCATGAATTTATTCAGCATGCGCATTTATAA
- a CDS encoding L,D-transpeptidase family protein, whose product MRIYKVIIFIIVFATPFTLHAEDVQQPLQAVFVSSSSLSALQRITVPIPEGLGNEWDVTAIDRTLFFTATHGNIYAWSLDEKTFSTFPTYGKGFDNPIAYTACRKQNSTFIAVVPSYGNAHVLTFAPSGRLLNPGFFFASKPKSYRTITCVDINNDQNDELVIGERIGSALTITILNFIDGKPIQTFNINDWGPFDFELNRIDLGGDGIDEILIGSGGLRDPEIRIYRSDGSLINSLMAFPNEFKGGIYVQSGDLDYDGKEELIVGSGPGSGQLRVLDGFGNEKMTNKFFPLGANFRGGVIPLKVNDEIIALQSSRLIEDSSLSKSISINTTDQTLSVLAYGYLFASFPISTGTWDYPTPLGNHKVINKIPRAYSRRWGLFMPWWMAIVPSGTYGIHELPEWPNGTKEGEDHLGSRRSHGCIRVGVGVAKALYDWTPIGTPIIVK is encoded by the coding sequence ATGCGCATTTATAAAGTCATCATTTTCATAATCGTTTTTGCAACACCTTTCACACTTCATGCCGAGGATGTACAGCAGCCCTTGCAGGCTGTTTTTGTTTCAAGTTCATCATTGAGTGCACTGCAGCGAATTACAGTACCCATACCCGAAGGATTGGGAAATGAATGGGATGTAACTGCAATTGATCGCACTCTATTTTTTACCGCTACCCATGGCAATATTTACGCCTGGAGTCTTGATGAAAAGACGTTTAGCACGTTTCCGACCTATGGGAAAGGATTCGATAATCCAATAGCCTATACCGCTTGCCGAAAACAAAACAGCACCTTTATTGCGGTAGTGCCGAGTTATGGGAATGCCCATGTGCTTACCTTCGCACCCTCGGGAAGACTGTTGAATCCCGGTTTCTTTTTTGCGTCAAAGCCAAAATCGTATCGCACTATAACATGCGTTGATATAAATAATGATCAGAATGATGAATTAGTGATAGGGGAGAGGATAGGCAGCGCACTCACCATCACTATTTTGAATTTTATTGATGGAAAGCCAATTCAAACATTTAATATCAACGATTGGGGACCGTTTGATTTTGAACTTAATCGTATTGATTTAGGAGGCGACGGCATTGATGAAATTCTTATCGGAAGCGGGGGATTGCGAGATCCTGAAATTCGGATTTATCGCAGTGACGGTTCATTGATAAATTCTCTCATGGCGTTTCCAAATGAATTTAAGGGCGGCATCTACGTGCAAAGCGGCGATTTGGATTATGACGGGAAAGAAGAATTAATCGTTGGATCGGGCCCGGGAAGCGGGCAGCTCCGCGTACTGGATGGATTTGGCAATGAAAAGATGACGAATAAATTCTTCCCCTTAGGAGCAAATTTTCGGGGCGGTGTAATTCCATTAAAGGTGAATGATGAAATCATAGCTTTGCAGTCATCACGGCTCATAGAGGATAGTTCACTTTCTAAATCCATATCTATTAACACTACAGACCAAACATTATCTGTGCTTGCGTATGGCTACTTATTTGCCTCTTTTCCCATCTCTACAGGCACATGGGATTATCCCACTCCTCTTGGGAATCACAAGGTAATCAATAAAATCCCACGCGCGTATTCGCGCCGTTGGGGGCTTTTCATGCCGTGGTGGATGGCAATCGTGCCATCCGGCACCTATGGCATCCACGAGCTGCCAGAGTGGCCTAATGGAACAAAAGAGGGCGAAGACCACCTTGGGAGCCGCCGTTCCCACGGCTGTATACGGGTGGGGGTAGGAGTTGCAAAAGCGCTCTACGATTGGACTCCAATTGGCACTCCCATTATAGTTAAATAA